Genomic DNA from Triticum dicoccoides isolate Atlit2015 ecotype Zavitan chromosome 4B, WEW_v2.0, whole genome shotgun sequence:
NNNNNNNNNNNNNNNNNNNNNNNNNNNNNNNNNNNNNNNNNNNNNNNNNNNNNGGTGGAGACATCGGAGGCGGCTTCAGGTTTCTTCTCGGCGCTGGCGGAGACGGCTTCAGGTTTCTGTTCAGAGCTAGCGGAGGCGTAGGAGTCATCCTCTGGTTTCTTCTCTGCATTGGCAGAGACGTCGGAGGCAGCCTCGGGTTTCTTTTCGGCGCTGGCGGAGACGTCAGAGGCGGCTTCAGGTTTCTTCTCGGTGCTGGCGGAGACGTAGGAGTCGGCCTCGGGTTTCTTCTCAGCGCTGGTAGAGACATCAGAGGCAACTTCGGGTTTATTCTGGGTGCTGGCTGCGACGGCTTCGGGTTTCTTCTCAGCGTTGGCGGGGACGTAGGAGTCGGCCTCGGGTTTCGTCTCGGCACTGGCGGAGACGTCCGAGGCGGCATCAGATTTCTTCACTCCACCACCATAGTCAAGATCGTCGGCGACAGCGAGGGGGCTGGTGGAGGCAACCGCGAGGGAGAGAAGAAGCGCTAGAGTGAGCTGGGCTCTCATGGCAATCAACCGGACAGTGGTGGTGTGGCGGTGGAATGAAATGTCAGCAAGAGGTTGGAAGGTATTTGAATGGCGAGCGAGGGAGGGAACGAGAGGTGGCGCCGGTCTTGCATTTTCCCTGGAACAGTAGCCGCTAATctccaactgattgatcctgtaaaATTACGAGCCTGCCGTGAAGAAAGGAGCCGAAAGAGAAGGCGGGAGCTTTACAATCTCCGGTTTTGCTAAATAATAAGGATCCTTTTTTAACATCTTTTCTGGGAGAACAATGTGCTGTTTTCCTAAATAGGCAGCATGCATGcaattttctttttcattttttgagagaCGCAGTTTTCTCAATAACATGTGGGCCCAGTCCCGAGCTGTCGACCATAACACACGGAGGGGCCAAACAATGTGTTACCACTAGACGCAAATCAGATTATTGTTATCAAACAACTTAGACACACCTCAAACCCTCAAAGAAAAAAAACTCAAACACCCCTGAAGAAAAAATCTGACAACTCAGACATGTTGCAAAAAATTGCTTTCATGCATCTAGCAAAAGTACCATGCTATATAGCCATGGTTGCAGCAAGTTCATCGCAATGGAAGATGGGATATTGCTGACTACAGAAACTCTAGATCTTCCTTCTGCTGCTCCAGAACAACTGTAGCAAGTGCCCGTCTATACGCCGCTGATCTCACGTTCCTGACAAGAACACAGATCTCTTGACCCAGCATACTCTTTTCATTCCATTGCTCTTGTCGCAACGCCGCCAGAAGCCTTGCATCACAGAACGCAACCGCGGCACCATCCTTCCCAGTGCTGCCATAATTAAAGCAGATGCAGGCTGAGTGTTCATTAGACAGGACAGCATAACACTGACATGTGCCAGTTGACAAGGAGAGCAAGTGTTAAACCTTCCATGTATGAAACCAGTCGTGACAAAGCCTATCGGCCATCTCAATGCTTTCCCTGTGGTGTCATCTTTGGGACCCAGACATGGAAAATAAGAACTGATATGGGACTGCGGGAGCTGGACTTTCCATTTTTCTAGACATTGTTCCTCATCCTCCTCTGATCTGTAACAATCACGAAAATGGATGACTTTTCTTGAACAGATTCATTCACCGCTTCCTTCCTATAAAAGAAAGCAGTGGGGTACAGAACTAAATGTTTTCGATTAAAAGAAGAGTAGCAAACGGATTTTCTTGAAAACGAAACCACACTCTACTAAATAAGATAACTGTGAACTATCTAAAAGAAGGGCAGCATGAATGTTAAAAACCatgacttgtactccctccgttcctaaatatttgtctttttaaagatttcaaatgactaccacatacggatgtatatagacatattttaaagtgtagattcactcattttacttcgtatgtagtcacctgttgaaatcactacaaagacaaatatttaggaacggagggagtatatgtgaatCAGAATTTTCTTGCCTGCACGTCTACACCTACTCAATATACTCTTTTTGGAAGAATTTAATATAGCTCCAATGTCCAAACCTCCATCAGCAAATATAAAGCTTACAGATATGTACCTGGTTTTCCAAGCTGTAAGATCTGATAAAAATGGGGCGCAAACTACAGCGCCATCTTCAAAGAAACCTTCCTTGAACACTCGAATCAGGACCCTTGCAAGGTATAATCCATTTACAGGAGATGGCGTCTTAACAGTGCCACCAGAAGCCAAGTTGGGTTCATCAATATCGATTTCCATCTCAGATGAAGAACTCAAAGACATCATATCAAGTTCTTTCACATAACGTCTCAACGTTTGAATGGTTCTTGGCACAAAGAGTTGGAATGAAGCAACGACATTTGTCGGTGATGATCCAGAATCCCCAGAGTTGGAATTTAATGAGAAACACTCAGGTAACACCGTATCAGAAGGCTTTAAGTCATCTACTTCAAGACATCTCACCGTGCCATCTTCTTTATTTAAACTAGCCATGATATGATGCCATGAAGGAGGTACAGGAACTCTTGGAGGTCTCTTGGCAGCAGGGCGGTACTCAGCTGCTTTATCAAAAACAGCAGCCTCTTCTGTCATAAATGATGAATATGCTTTGCTGTCTGGGTAATCATAAGGGAAGCATGGTATCTTTAACTGCAAAAAGGATGGCCAGtgtattaatattgaagatatatcCAAATGAGCAATGGAAGCGGAATCACCACTGCTCTCCTTAATGCAAAATACTGAATAGTAACAGATGCTGTAGAAGTACAAAACTATAAGGAAGCTAATTCAGCAAAGGCAATAACAATTATAAGAACCTCGTATTACATATACAATACCTGTGATGCAATCCACCGTCTCTCTCTTAAGCCAATCGCGTGTGCACCATGAGATACTAGAAAGAGCCAAAAAGGCTTTACCCAGCTCAAAGGCACGATAATGGACCACCTGTACATTCATTGAACGTCAAACAGCAATTAGCTCAAAGAGAGAACATGAAGCGATAAGATATCTTCAAATAAAGGGGGTAACATGCTGATGTAATATAAATAGCAAAACCCTATAATAAGAAGATTAACCAAACGGATAAAAAATGCTGGATTTACCCGAGGGTACCAACCTTTCTTTAGCATGTTTCAGAAGAATAACAGGGCAGGATCGACTGAAGCAATCATTCACTTGAGTTGCTTGTCCTTGGTCATTTTCAGAATCCAGGCAGAAAAAATTTATACGTCTGTGGTGTTTTTCCATACAAAGGATCTCCTCTGCCACTGGGGGATTTATCTTACAGCCAGAATCCCACATTTCTCTACAGTCAGAAAGGAGCAAATCATGCCTTCCAGAGTGCATTTGCATCAATGAGAATATGTGTCTCTCCTCGGATGGTGCCTCCAGGTCTCCCCCCTCCAAGAGTTTGTTCTCCTGGTTCGTAACTGTTTCCGAAGGAGAATCTGTCCCCTGAGATGAAACCTCCCTGGGGTCATGAACTATCATGGACAGTATAGCACCAGGCTGAAGAATCTCAGCATGATCGATGACAGATGCTTCCAAAACATGAGGGCCAGTAGAGGAATACAGAGAATGATCAGTTGGTTTACACATATCACTTGTATCAAGTATCCTGTTGATCACACTTCAATAGCTCTCGTTAGAAAAATGTACGTTAGTATGCCTAGACATAATTATTATAAAtgcaaaaaagaaaggaaaaaagaacaaCTTACTTACTAACTGGGTGCAATATACTCTTAAGAGATTGCATAGCCTTGCATCCCATGACTTCCAATCTTGCAATTTTCCCCTCTAGTGAACAACAGTTGACCAGAACACCAGAATCTTGCATCTGCAATGTGAGGCAACATATTTTTTTGGCGATATGTGAGGCAACATATTTAATAGTGGCAAGAGAGTAAGGATGGTGTCACTACACGGAAGAAATTTGTTTTTTTAATTAAAGGGcagcccagtgcatgtagctcccgcttgcgcagggtcggggaagggtccgaccactttgggtctatagtacgcagcctttccctacatttctgtaagaggctgtttccaggacttgaacccgtgacctcatggtcacaaggcagcagctttaccactgcgccaaggctccccttcaaatttgtttttttaattGCTATGGAGAAATAAGCCCTGAGTTGCATAAAATAAATTAAGCAAACCAACAGCATATAGGTTTGTCCTTTCAGATAATAAGAATAGATAATTTTGGAGTGTCAAGATACTCATACTAAGCAGATGGATGTCCCTCAGTAGAATTTAAGAACTGTTCAATTACTAACTTTATGTTAAAATCATGAAACAATGGAATTGGCTCTGCTAATGTTCTTTTAATGATGAAACAACAAAATTGACTTGTATCTTCTGGTTAAATAATAGCATGTGAACTCATGGTTATACTTGGACAGGGAGACTCGCATATAAATCATGAGATATGGCAAGAGTTATTCTACTGTTGTTTGTCTTAGACCCCAGtattgacatgtatgctataaatgttGGACATTCAACTCTTTAAATATAAAGAAAATGGACAGGTTTCCTTGAAGTCAACTGAATGTAGGTAAGATAAACAAAACAGAAAGGATAGACAAAGAGCACACAAAGAAAAGCGAGCATTCTGATTCTACAGAAATAGATGAAGCACCTGTTTGTCACATGCAATTCTTATTGCATCCAGCCCTTCATCCAGCATAGAAGGATGAATCCATATCCATAATTGCCGTTGTGATGAACTGCAGCTTCCTTGACTAAATCTAGTTTCAGAATTGGACAAATCTGCTTCTTTGGCCTCCAATTTGCTACTCCCTATTGAGAATGGGCGCCACATGTATGTCACTGGTCCAACAACATGAGAGTGGGGACACCCAGCACACCGAAGCTGGAAAGACCAATTAAGCCGCATTTGTCATTCCAAACACTGTTCTACCTACACTGTCTGTGGTAAATATGCAAATACCGTAGCGTTCTCAATGCAAACACCTTGCATAACTTTATCTTGTAGGTGCTTTAAGTCAGGTGCTTTATCTGCAGGAGATGGACAAATAACCATTCCCAGAATGGATAATAGGGAGTCCTACAAAAGTTAGCCAGCAACAAGATTAGTTTGTTAGACTATTACAAATGTCAGTCGGTATTTGGTAATAAAGACAATCAAGATACAAAGCACAGGCTAGCAACAGAAGAAGGAACTTCCACCTCTGGACCGTCCAGTTGAATCGGAATGAAGTAGCTAGCATCATGAACAATTGTTCCATTTTTCAACCGCTTGAGAACTGCCCTTGAACCCCTCCCGCTGCAAGATGGGATGCTGATCTTGTTACTCATTTTTTCCACATATACGGTCTTAGTGTTCGTAAAATATAATCAATTTGTGAAGTTAGTCAACTGGATGTAAGATTAATTTCAGGAACACTGCTAACTTGTACTGTACAGCCTATTACATTCTACTCCACACAATAATGGAACTGGCACGTAATGATTTGCACACAAGCTTTGCCTTTTGTCACTCAGATGAGCTAGCAATTTACATCCTTTTGCTAACCAAAAACGCTGTTTCAGAAAAGAGAATTACAAAGGATCGCCTTTCATTATGAATCAACACTACCAATTTGACACTGCTTTGAGCACGCCGACCAAATAAATTAACACTTGAGCATAGAAAACTTTATCTCATCTCCTCTCTCGGTTTGAGCAGAGGAACACAAATGGAAGGGCTCTTTTGGCACTCACCTCCCATGGGAGCCAATGGGCAAGACGAAACCCCACCACCTTGCCATGGTGAACCTCTTGGCATGCCATATGTGGGTGCGCagccgccgcgcgccatcgccggCGACTGAGAACCCCTCCGCAGGGTTGCCAGCTAGCTCTTGCCGGCGCCTCACCCTCCTCGACTGAGGCGCCGAGGGGTTACCCTCCTCAGGAGCCTGGCCCGCCACGGCACCTCTGCTTGCGCGGCGGCGCTTGGAGGGGAGGTGCCCCGTGGTGCGGCGGCGTGCGGAGCGGGGCTGCTGGAAGCGGCCGTCGACGCGAGCTGAGACGGTCGCGTGCAGGGATCGTAGCTCTCCGACGCGGTCAGACGCGAAGCGCCGAACTTCGAGCTGCCGCGGTGGCGGGGgcaccgcgccgccgccagccATTACTGGAATGGAAGGGTTTGTGAGAGTTTAGGGCCTGTTGGGAACCTCTCCCGACTCCCCCAACCCTGTAAATTCTGCTTCTCGCTCCACCCAGCGCCAGCTTGGGCCGGCTGGGACCAGCCCAATTCGGCAACCTGTACAGAGGCGAGGGCAAACAGGCGTCAATGGCTCGGGCGTCAATGGCGATGGGGTCGCTGCTCCTGGCTGGCGGCGGGGTCTCGGGTGTACGGGCTCCAGCGGGGAAGAGGTTCGGATGGACGAATCTGCCGGCGGAGGAGTGGCTCCGTCCGGCGATCGGGAGATCCGGGCGCGGCGGCGGGAACAGCGGCTCTGAGCCTTGCGGAGGGTCCGAGACTCGAGAGGGAGAGATGTCGAGGGAGGGTACAAACACGAGCAGACCCGGCACGGCACGGCGCACGCCTAATACACGGGCCGTGCGGGCCGGCACTCGTGCCGCGCGGGACGACCGCACGTTGAGCCCAGCAGTAGTTTTTGGGCCTATTTCGACTGTTTGGGGGCCTAATCTATAAAAGAAatcttaaaaataaaataaaaaagtaaaTGGGTCGTGCCGGCGCTCGAGCCTATCCTCTCGTAGCCGGCATGCCAGCACGACCTGATTATAAACATGTCGGGCCAGGCCCACCACAGGCCTGACACACAGCCCACAGGGCCAGCACGCCAGGACCGACCCATTTGACCAACACGAGTGGACTGTCTAATCATTTTCTTTGATggtggcaatgctttttcttcaCGAATGCTATATCTTGCTCTCTTTTTTGAGTTGATGTTATATATCACTTATAGCGAGTATATAACATCATCTCACCTATAGGGCCTGTCCATTAGTCAGGTCGCTCTATCGCTAGCGGTCACTCCCTCGTTCGACGTAGTGGTTTggtctgtttttcttttttctcatttttttctttttcttcaccgGTTTTCTTCAGTTTTGTTTTTTGTTCATTGTTTTTCTTGGTTTCTTTCATGGTTTTACCAAAAAAAATATTCTCATTTTTTTCTTACTTTGTTTTTACTGACTTTTAGCtttgctttttttttctttgtttctttacatctctttttcatttttatttattttacttgttttcttTGTACATTTTTTATACATCTGAATTTTTTATATAAACATTATATGTTTTTGAAATAGATTCTTAATTTTTTGACAAACTATTTTTATGTCTATTTTCAGAGAAATTGTACATATTTTGTATACACAAGGAACTTTTttatatacacgtttaacattttataaatacaTTTTTAACATCTTTATACATATTATTGTTTATGTCTGCTTTTCATGAACATTGGATATTTTCTGTATACACCacaaacattatatatatatgtatatatatatatatatatatatatatacacgtttaacattttacaAGTACACGATTAACATGTTTAACATATTTTTCATGTATATTTTTCCATAAACattgtacatttttgtatacatcaggaaaCACGTTTAATATTGTCTAAATACATGATTAAAAATTTGAAAACTAATATTTGTTTGTCTACTTTTTCCATAAATATTGTATATTTTTTGTAAACTTCATAaatattttttatacacatttaacattttctaaattcaTGATAAAAAAGTTAAAAGTatattttttatgtctactttttcaTATACATTGTACAATTGTTGtacacatttttcatatacatcggAAACATTttcctatacacatttaacattttctaaatgcatgattaacattttttaagaaTTTATGTAAAAAAATtgtaatatgtgtgtgtgtgtgtggagagagagagagagagagagatagagagagagagagagagagagagagagagagagagaatatttGGGAAATAAGGCAACAAAGGACAAtaaaaaatgtgaagaaaaaatGAGCACTTTTGAGGCATGTGGCCTCACGCTTGCTGTGCCGGCCCAGTCTAGCACTTGCTTCAGGCGAGGTAGCCATATGTCTCGCCATAAGCGAGACATAGGCGCGTCCGCTCTGTAGGTGGAGCTGGGTTTTCCTAGCTTCTCTAATTTGCACTACGGACTAGTTTAGCTTTTTTTAACAAGGTGGAGGCACTTAGGGCGCCAAATTTCATCCAAGCATAGCTCAAATATAGTATACAACATGGATTTGAAATCCTGAACATCAAGATGAAGAAGTGTATTAATGTAAGGAAACCTTGATTTTCAATGGGCTAGTTTGAGGCATGCAAAGACATGCGAGCTGCTATTAACACTTGATGAGCATAATCATGTGCAAACACCGATGAGGTCTCTTGAAATGTGAAAGATCCCTACACTACAGTTGTAGGAGTTAGAGTGGAATGTCGCAAGGTTTCCTGATATCCCAATGCATAGTGGGAGCGTTGATATTCTTTAGAAAGGTGGCTTCCTGCACCCCAGCTTAGCTGCAATGGCTGCCATGAGATGGAGTCCTCCCTCTTCTGCGACAAGTGGAGAGGAGGTTGTTGGgggacgtagtatttcaaaaattatgcctacgatcacgcaagatctatctaggagaagcatagcaacgagcggggagagtgtgtccacgcacccttgtagaccgaaagcggaagtgtttaatcaacgcggttgaagtagtcgtacatcttcatgatccgaccgatcctagcaccgaacgtacggcacctccgtgtttagcacacgttcagctcgatgacgtccctcgtactcttgatccagttgaggccgagggagagtttcgtcagcacaacagcgtggcgacggtgatgatgaagttactggcgcagggcttcgcctaagcactaccacgatatgaccgaggtgtgtaactgtggaggggggcaccacacacggctaagacaaatcttgaagtgcctttggggtgccccctgctcacatatataaaggagggaggaagaggaggccggcccttgagggggcgcgccaaggggggagtcctacttggactcccggtccaagtaggattcggccccccctttcctattccaactaggagaaggaagggaaggaagaagaggggagaaggaaggaggggggtgccgcccctcctagtccaatttggaccagccaaGGGGGtgcgcgcggccaccccttgaggcccttctctcctttcccatatggcccattaaggcccactacttccccccggcgaattcccgtaactctccggtactccaaaaaatacccgaatcactcagaaccttttcgatgttcgaatatagccttccaatatatcaatctttacctcttgaccatttcgagactcttcgtcgtgtccgtgatctcatccgggactctgaacaaacttcggtcatcaaatcacataactcataatacaaattgtcatcgaacgttaagcgtgcagaccctacgggatcgagaactatgtagacataaccgagacacatctccgatcaataaccaatagcggaacttggatgctcatattggctcctacatattctacgaagatctttatcggtcaaaccgcataacaacatacgttattccctttgtcgtcggtatgttacttgcccgagattcgatcgtcggtatcatcaaacctggttcaatctcgttaccggcaatcctctttactcgttctataatgcatcatcccgcaactaactcattagtcacattgcttgcaaggctcataatgatgtgcattaccaagagggcccaaagatatctctccgatacacagagtgacaaatcctaatctcgatctatgccaacccaataaacacctttggagacacctgtagagcatctttataatcacccagttacgttgtgaagtttgatagcacacaaggtgttccttcggtattcgggagttgcataatctcatagtcagaggaacatgtataagtcatgaagaaagcaatatcaataaaactagacgatcattatgccaagctaacggatgagtcttgtccatcacatcattctctaatgatgtgatcttgttcatcaactGATAACacgtgtctatggtcaggaaacataaccatctttgacaaacaagctagtcaagtagaggcataatagggacactgtgtttttgtctatgtattcacacatgtactaagttttcggttaatacaattctagcatgaataataaacatttatcatgatataaagaaataaataataactttattattgcctctagggcatatttccttcagtctcccacttgcactagagtcaataatctagttcacatcgccatgtgatttaacaccaatagttcacatcgtcatgtgatttaacattctatagttcacatcgccatgtgaccaatacccaaagggtttactagagtcaataatctagttcacatcgccatgtgattaacacccaaagagtactaaggtgtgatcatgttttgcttgtgagagaactttagtcaatggatctgccacattcagatccgtatgtattttgcaaatttctatgtctacaatgctctgcatggagctactctagctaaatgctcccacttttaatatgtatccagatcgagactcggagtcatccacatcggtgtcaaagcttgcatcaacgtaactctttacgacgaactctttatcacctccataaccgagaaatatttccttagttgtGACGtccggatacttaagctacagtaaacctctgttaatgatgccacgtcaccacaattactgttgctaatctcgcgttagttcgaaactgattcaaattcaaattttgaaattaagtcaaacaataaaagttttcaaacattaaaataaaaatcttcggtttgtactaaatattacatagataattatggtgtagaggacatagttttataaaatgcataaatattttaacttGAATTAAAAcataagagaaaataaataaaagaaagaaaatacaaaagagaaaaacaaacaaaaaaaaggaaaagaaacccccggggctccggcccagcaggccaccggcccaactgggccacgacctaccaggccggcccagctcccccctggCCCAACCGGCCACACCTTANNNNNNNNNNNNNNNNNNNNNNNNNNNNNNNNNNNNNNNNNNNNNNNNNNNNNNNNNNNNNNNNNNNNNNNNNNNNNNNNNNNNNNNNNNNNNNNNNNNNNNNNNNNNNNNNNNNNNNNNNNNNNNNNNNNNNNNNNNNNNNNNNNNNNNNNNNNNNNNNNNNNNNNNNNNNNNNNNNNNNNNNNNNNNNNNNNNNNNNNNNNNNNNNNNNNNNNNNNNNNNNNNNNNNNNNNNNNNNNNNNNNNNNNNNNNNNNNNNNNNNNNNNNNNNNNNNNNNNNNNNNNNNNNNNNNNNNNNNNNNNNNNNNNNNNNNNNNNNNNNNNNNNNNNNNNNNNNNNNNNNNNNNNNNNNNNNNNNNNNNNNNNNNNNNNNNNNNNNNNNNNNNNNNNNNNNNNNNNNNNNNNNNNNNNNNNNNNNNNNNNNNNNNNNNNNNNNNNNNNNNNNNNNNNNNNNNNNNNNNNNNNNNNNNNNNNNNNNNNNNNNNNNNNNNNNNNNNNNNNNNNNNNNNNNNNNNNNNNNNNNNNNNNNNNNNNNNNNNNNNNNNNNNNNNNNNNNNNNNNNNNNNNNNNNNNNNNNNNNNNNNNNNNNNNNNNNNNNNNNNNNNNNNNNNNNNNNNNNNNNNNNNNNNNNNNNNNNNNNNNNNNNNNNNNNNNNNNNNNNNNNNNNNNNNNNNNNNNNNNNNNNNNNNNNNNNNNNNNNNNNNNNNNNNNNNCGGCCACGGCCACTAACGCACGCCGCGCGCCCGCCCTGGGCGTCACCTCGTTCGGGCGGTTCCACCTGCCCCGTTTGGCCCGCGCCCGTTAGCCCTGGTGGCTCGGATGAGCCACTGACTAAGGGGCCCCACACCCAAAATGAATTAAAAAAAGAATTaagaattaaaaatatatatatatattaaaatatataaatagataataataatataTAATGAGTAAATAATTAAtattaaaattaattaattaactaaataattaacttaactaatcttgtttagttgaactaattaaacttgattaacctaatcacttaggttagttaattaatctgATAGGTTAATTagcactcaatgacaggtgggtcccactggacccacacgtcaggttgaccaagtcaactctgttgactgctgatgtcagcatgacatcatgctgatgtcattaatctgtttttcgaattaattaaataattaattaaatttcagaaattaataaaatctttaaaaaatcatatcttttaatccgtaactcggattaaaatattttcaacatgaaagttgctcagaatgacgagacgaatccggatacgtagaccgttcgtccgccacacacccctaacatatcaaagtcgcaactttccccctccggctcctttgcccgaaaacacggaacaccgggaatactttcccggatgtttttccccttcgccggcatcacctcataatgtgttaggacacacctagcaccgctctttgtcatgtcttgcgccgtcttgcttatgtttgcactgtatttattgtttcttccccctcttctcttcggtagactacgagaccgacgctgctgctgcccagttcgactgcggagttgacgacccctctctcttgccagagcaaccaggcaagccccccccttgatcaccagatatcgcctattctactctatactgcttgcattagagtagtgtagcatgttactgctttctgttatacctatcctgatgcatagcctgtccttgatactactgttgttacctttacctgcaatcctatatgcttagtataggaggctagtatattcatctgtggccctacattcttgtccgtcagccatgctatactatcgggccgtgatcactcgggaggtgatcacgggtatatactatatactttatacatgatacatgtggagactaaagtcgggtcggctggtggagcacccgcgagtggatctttgtggcggagcgacagggcaggttgagaccgcctaggagagaggtgggcctggccctgttcggcgttcgcggatacttaacacgcttaacgagatcttggtatttgatctgagttggctacgagcctatacgcactaaccaactacgtggggaagatatgggcactcggcgtcgtggtatcagccgaagcacttcgtgatgccagcgactgagtggcgcgcgccggattggaacgtaagcctgctcttgtattaagggggctagttctgctttcggccgcgtacgcaacgtgcaggtgtgctatgggcgatgggcccagacccctgtgcgcttaggtttagaccggcgtgctggcctctctgttgagcttaggtggggctgcgacgtgttgatttttcgcggccgggcatgacccgggaaagtgtgtccggccaaatgggatcaagcgtgttgggtaagttggtatcagagccgactgcctgtaggaatcccc
This window encodes:
- the LOC119295564 gene encoding uncharacterized protein C05D11.9-like isoform X2 — translated: MAGGGAVPPPPRQLEVRRFASDRVGELRSLHATVSARVDGRFQQPRSARRRTTGHLPSKRRRASRGAVAGQAPEEGNPSAPQSRRVRRRQELAGNPAEGFSVAGDGARRLRTHIWHAKRFTMARWWGFVLPIGSHGSGRGSRAVLKRLKNGTIVHDASYFIPIQLDGPEDSLLSILGMVICPSPADKAPDLKHLQDKVMQGVCIENATLRCAGCPHSHVVGPVTYMWRPFSIGSSKLEAKEADLSNSETRFSQGSCSSSQRQLWIWIHPSMLDEGLDAIRIACDKQMQDSGVLVNCCSLEGKIARLEVMGCKAMQSLKSILHPVSKILDTSDMCKPTDHSLYSSTGPHVLEASVIDHAEILQPGAILSMIVHDPREVSSQGTDSPSETVTNQENKLLEGGDLEAPSEERHIFSLMQMHSGRHDLLLSDCREMWDSGCKINPPVAEEILCMEKHHRRINFFCLDSENDQGQATQVNDCFSRSCPVILLKHAKERWSIIVPLSWVKPFWLFLVSHGAHAIGLRERRWIASQLKIPCFPYDYPDSKAYSSFMTEEAAVFDKAAEYRPAAKRPPRVPVPPSWHHIMASLNKEDGTVRCLEVDDLKPSDTVLPECFSLNSNSGDSGSSPTNVVASFQLFVPRTIQTLRRYVKELDMMSLSSSSEMEIDIDEPNLASGGTVKTPSPVNGLYLARVLIRVFKEGFFEDGAVVCAPFLSDLTAWKTRSEEDEEQCLEKWKVQLPQSHISSYFPCLGPKDDTTGKALRWPIGFVTTGFIHGSTGKDGAAVAFCDARLLAALRQEQWNEKSMLGQEICVLVRNVRSAAYRRALATVVLEQQKEDLEFL
- the LOC119295564 gene encoding uncharacterized protein C05D11.9-like isoform X1 codes for the protein MAGGGAVPPPPRQLEVRRFASDRVGELRSLHATVSARVDGRFQQPRSARRRTTGHLPSKRRRASRGAVAGQAPEEGNPSAPQSRRVRRRQELAGNPAEGFSVAGDGARRLRTHIWHAKRFTMARWWGFVLPIGSHGSGRGSRAVLKRLKNGTIVHDASYFIPIQLDGPEDSLLSILGMVICPSPADKAPDLKHLQDKVMQGVCIENATLRCAGCPHSHVVGPVTYMWRPFSIGSSKLEAKEADLSNSETRFSQGSCSSSQRQLWIWIHPSMLDEGLDAIRIACDKQMQDSGVLVNCCSLEGKIARLEVMGCKAMQSLKSILHPVSNVINRILDTSDMCKPTDHSLYSSTGPHVLEASVIDHAEILQPGAILSMIVHDPREVSSQGTDSPSETVTNQENKLLEGGDLEAPSEERHIFSLMQMHSGRHDLLLSDCREMWDSGCKINPPVAEEILCMEKHHRRINFFCLDSENDQGQATQVNDCFSRSCPVILLKHAKERWSIIVPLSWVKPFWLFLVSHGAHAIGLRERRWIASQLKIPCFPYDYPDSKAYSSFMTEEAAVFDKAAEYRPAAKRPPRVPVPPSWHHIMASLNKEDGTVRCLEVDDLKPSDTVLPECFSLNSNSGDSGSSPTNVVASFQLFVPRTIQTLRRYVKELDMMSLSSSSEMEIDIDEPNLASGGTVKTPSPVNGLYLARVLIRVFKEGFFEDGAVVCAPFLSDLTAWKTRSEEDEEQCLEKWKVQLPQSHISSYFPCLGPKDDTTGKALRWPIGFVTTGFIHGSTGKDGAAVAFCDARLLAALRQEQWNEKSMLGQEICVLVRNVRSAAYRRALATVVLEQQKEDLEFL